A genomic segment from Bryobacteraceae bacterium encodes:
- a CDS encoding carboxypeptidase-like regulatory domain-containing protein, whose protein sequence is MILRIPDERGIHESFTILRTLPRSAGNASVRAGSHGRRLRCRSRRNFDCCPRRGDSPEKLRHWPHHQTTSDESGTFSVTLLPIGTYEVSAEAQGFKKAVVPDVALRVNDNRWIVFSMEVGQLADQVTVEASAVAVNVSSGTTSQLLDGRDMVKLPSRGRNVLPFALLMPGVVSDTPYDRRNNR, encoded by the coding sequence ATGATCTTGCGCATCCCGGACGAAAGGGGTATTCATGAATCGTTCACAATTCTGCGGACTCTTCCTCGCTCTGCTGGCAATGCCAGTGTCCGCGCAGGAAGTCACGGCCGGCGTCTTCGGTGTCGTTCAAGACGCAACTTCGACTGTTGTCCCCGGCGCGGTGATTCGCCTGAAAAACTTAGGCACTGGCCGCACCACCAAACCACTTCCGATGAATCCGGTACTTTCTCGGTCACGTTACTCCCGATCGGTACCTATGAAGTTTCCGCCGAAGCCCAGGGCTTCAAGAAAGCGGTTGTGCCCGACGTGGCCCTGCGCGTCAACGACAACCGCTGGATTGTGTTCTCGATGGAAGTCGGCCAGCTCGCCGACCAGGTGACCGTCGAGGCCTCCGCTGTCGCCGTGAACGTATCCAGCGGAACCACCAGTCAGCTTCTCGACGGCCGCGACATGGTGAAGCTCCCGTCGCGCGGCCGCAACGTGCTTCCCTTCGCATTGTTGATGCCCGGCGTCGTCTCCGACACGCCCTATGACCGCCGCAACAACCGTTGA
- a CDS encoding TonB-dependent receptor, whose protein sequence is MNRLSLLLGGLIIALPLSAQEVTAGVFGVVQDASSAVIPGATIRLKNLGTGRTHQTTSDESGTFSITLLPIGAYEVSAEAQGFKRAVVPDVALRVNDNRRIVFSMEVGQVVDQVTVEAAAVAVNVASGTTSQLLDGRDMVKLPSRGRNVLPFALLMPGVVSDTPYDRRNNRSMVNGVRPTHNAWLLDGGYNIDTGGNWGTPLAPNIETVAEFRAIRGNYSAEFGIGGGSQFNVITKGGTNDLHGSLYWFHRNDKFNARNFFSPRREPFKGNDFGFSVGGPVYIPKVYDGRNKTFFFAFLGWIKERREQNFLNIVPTAAIKAGDFSATGRTIYDPDTGMPVPGNLIPSSRIDANAKGYARMYPDPNFLDSAGRNWTALVGRKDDTNEKNFRVDHNFSDSHRVMWRYTPEFRLNNFATSSGFDFLRQENRTPARNMTANYNATFRPNLIMDLTLVRSHNRIMQFPPDLSGATWGINVPQLFQDNEQTYPLASLNLDRVPDRVPTIALTNYASVAPGAPWSNYQTIYELRDNFTWINGKHTIKTGFAYSYEIKFEPTNTNVFGAFNFDGRFTRQPGATSGGDAFADMLLGRTWNYSETDTVAFNDNRRNSLEFYVDDSFKATRKLTLNLGLRWSYFPPASEPDDRFRVFVPSEYNPAQAVTVNSSGQVIRGSGERFNGLVKPEPFWRTSKKNFAPRFSFAYDVFGNGRTAVRGGYGLFFSREILGAFILMSGNPPFSELVSIENTRLSNPAGGTTRDFDLPITLGSIDTNQLTPYTQQWNLNIQHGLSSSTVLEVGYAGSRTIHMMRTRDLNQPLPDALIAQGRRNANAARPYAGWSVINHREQSYAANYHGLQIGLNRNYAHGLLFQTAYTFSKTIDNADFSGGIYGFAPNSQDLSGQRGRASLDATHNFIGSAVWDIPFLKDGDNLLSKTIGGWQMSTIYTLRTGMPIQPLAGRDNAGVGSSSGQRPEVNGNPVIGHGQRTITRWFDPSVFSAPALGTFSALGRNPFSGPGWNQWDISFVKRIALAEGRQIELRADGFNFFNHTQWNGVGTSFNQPATFGRITSTRNERSFMMGARIQF, encoded by the coding sequence ATGAACCGTCTTTCCCTTCTCCTTGGGGGGCTGATCATTGCCCTTCCGCTCTCTGCCCAGGAAGTCACCGCCGGCGTTTTCGGCGTCGTCCAGGACGCGTCGTCGGCCGTCATCCCAGGGGCGACCATTCGCCTCAAGAACCTCGGCACCGGCCGGACTCACCAAACCACCAGCGACGAATCCGGTACGTTTTCCATCACTTTGCTCCCGATCGGCGCCTATGAAGTCTCCGCCGAGGCGCAGGGATTCAAGCGTGCGGTCGTTCCCGACGTCGCGCTGCGCGTCAACGACAACCGCCGCATCGTCTTTTCGATGGAAGTAGGGCAAGTCGTCGACCAGGTCACCGTCGAGGCCGCCGCCGTCGCCGTCAATGTCGCCAGCGGAACCACCAGCCAGCTTCTCGACGGCCGCGACATGGTCAAGCTTCCCTCGCGCGGCCGCAACGTGCTTCCCTTCGCGCTGCTGATGCCCGGCGTCGTTTCCGACACGCCCTACGACCGGCGCAACAACCGCTCGATGGTTAACGGCGTCCGCCCCACGCACAACGCCTGGCTGCTCGACGGCGGATACAACATCGACACCGGCGGCAACTGGGGCACTCCGCTCGCGCCGAATATCGAAACCGTCGCCGAGTTCCGCGCCATTCGCGGGAACTACTCGGCTGAGTTCGGCATCGGCGGCGGCAGCCAGTTCAACGTCATCACCAAGGGCGGCACCAACGATCTTCACGGCTCGCTCTACTGGTTCCACCGCAACGACAAGTTCAACGCCCGGAACTTCTTCTCGCCCCGGCGAGAGCCGTTCAAGGGCAACGATTTCGGTTTCTCGGTCGGCGGGCCCGTGTACATTCCCAAGGTCTACGACGGCCGCAACAAGACGTTCTTCTTCGCCTTCCTCGGCTGGATCAAGGAACGCCGCGAGCAGAACTTCCTCAACATCGTTCCGACGGCGGCCATCAAGGCCGGCGACTTCTCCGCCACCGGGCGCACCATCTACGACCCCGACACCGGGATGCCGGTTCCGGGCAACCTTATCCCCTCTTCGCGCATCGACGCCAACGCCAAGGGCTACGCGCGCATGTACCCCGACCCCAATTTCCTCGACTCGGCCGGCCGCAACTGGACCGCGCTCGTCGGCCGCAAGGACGACACCAACGAGAAGAACTTCCGGGTCGACCACAACTTCTCCGATTCGCACCGCGTGATGTGGCGCTATACGCCGGAGTTCCGGCTGAACAACTTCGCCACGTCGTCCGGCTTCGACTTCCTCCGCCAAGAGAACCGCACGCCTGCCCGGAACATGACCGCCAACTACAACGCCACGTTCCGGCCGAACCTGATCATGGACCTGACGCTGGTCCGCTCGCACAACCGCATCATGCAGTTTCCGCCGGACTTGAGCGGCGCCACCTGGGGCATCAACGTTCCCCAGCTCTTCCAGGACAACGAGCAAACGTATCCGCTGGCGAGCCTGAACCTGGACCGTGTGCCGGATCGTGTACCCACCATCGCTCTTACCAACTACGCGTCGGTGGCGCCCGGCGCGCCGTGGTCCAACTACCAGACCATTTACGAGCTCCGCGACAACTTCACCTGGATCAACGGCAAGCACACCATCAAGACCGGCTTCGCCTATTCCTACGAAATCAAGTTCGAGCCGACCAACACCAACGTCTTCGGCGCGTTCAACTTCGACGGCCGCTTTACACGGCAGCCCGGCGCCACTTCGGGCGGCGACGCCTTCGCCGACATGCTGCTCGGCAGAACCTGGAACTACAGCGAAACGGATACGGTAGCCTTCAACGACAACCGGCGCAACTCGCTAGAATTCTACGTCGACGACTCGTTCAAGGCCACTCGAAAGCTGACGCTCAATCTCGGTCTGCGGTGGTCCTACTTCCCGCCGGCGAGCGAGCCTGACGACCGCTTCCGTGTGTTCGTGCCTTCCGAGTACAACCCCGCCCAGGCGGTCACGGTGAACTCCTCCGGCCAAGTGATCCGCGGGTCGGGCGAACGCTTCAACGGACTCGTGAAGCCGGAGCCCTTCTGGCGCACATCGAAGAAGAACTTCGCGCCGCGCTTCAGCTTCGCCTACGACGTCTTCGGCAACGGCCGGACGGCTGTCCGCGGCGGCTACGGCCTCTTCTTCAGCCGGGAAATCCTTGGCGCGTTCATCCTGATGTCCGGCAATCCGCCGTTCTCCGAGCTGGTCAGCATCGAGAACACGCGGCTCTCCAACCCGGCCGGCGGCACGACGCGCGATTTCGACCTTCCGATTACGCTTGGCTCCATCGATACGAATCAGCTCACGCCGTACACGCAGCAGTGGAACCTCAACATCCAGCACGGGCTCTCGAGCAGCACCGTGCTCGAGGTCGGGTACGCCGGATCGCGCACGATTCACATGATGCGCACCCGCGACCTGAATCAGCCTCTGCCGGACGCCTTGATCGCCCAGGGCCGGCGCAACGCCAACGCCGCGCGGCCATACGCCGGCTGGTCCGTCATCAACCACCGCGAACAGAGCTACGCGGCCAACTACCACGGCCTCCAGATCGGCCTCAATCGCAACTACGCGCACGGCCTCCTGTTCCAAACCGCCTACACATTCTCGAAGACCATCGACAACGCGGACTTCTCCGGCGGCATCTACGGCTTCGCGCCGAATTCGCAGGACCTCTCCGGCCAGCGCGGCCGCGCCAGCCTCGACGCCACCCACAACTTCATCGGCAGCGCTGTTTGGGACATCCCGTTCCTCAAGGACGGCGACAATCTGCTGAGCAAGACGATTGGCGGCTGGCAGATGTCCACGATCTACACGCTCCGAACCGGAATGCCCATCCAACCACTGGCCGGACGCGACAATGCAGGCGTCGGCAGCTCTTCCGGGCAGCGCCCCGAAGTCAACGGCAATCCGGTGATCGGCCACGGCCAGCGCACCATCACCCGCTGGTTCGACCCATCCGTCTTCTCCGCGCCCGCGCTCGGCACGTTCTCCGCCCTCGGCCGCAATCCGTTCAGTGGACCCGGCTGGAACCAATGGGACATTTCGTTCGTGAAGCGCATCGCCCTTGCCGAAGGCCGCCAGATCGAATTACGCGCCGACGGGTTCAACTTCTTCAACCACACGCAGTGGAACGGCGTGGGCACGTCGTTCAACCAGCCGGCGACGTTCGGGCGCATCACGTCCACGCGGAATGAGCGGTCATTCATGATGGGCGCACGCATACAATTTTAG
- a CDS encoding sugar phosphate isomerase/epimerase → MQRRTLLAAAPAAAMPLPAQTPVKFGIDLFSIRSSGWTPFQYLDYCARHKAKVVHFSEIRFIGSLEPENLKRVRAHAEKLGIELEIGMRSICPTSSAFDAKQGTAEEQLSRMINAARIAGSNLVRGFLGTMADRKGDLPIEGHIENAVKVLRNVRSRARDAGVKIAIENHAGDMQGRELKTLIEGAGKDFVGACIDSGNPLWTIEDPHVTLDILHPYVLTSHIRDSIVWRTPEGASMRWVRMGEGNVDIDGYVRKFQQLCPGRALSLEIIVTPPRPFPYLEPKFWDGYRNVPAWQFARFVAIAERGKPSPAPSKPDDPAAREREDLEASIQYTHRLLGL, encoded by the coding sequence ATGCAGCGCAGGACCCTCCTGGCCGCCGCGCCCGCAGCCGCCATGCCTCTCCCCGCACAGACCCCGGTCAAGTTCGGCATCGACTTGTTCTCGATCCGCTCCTCCGGCTGGACCCCGTTCCAGTACCTGGACTACTGCGCCAGACACAAGGCCAAGGTGGTCCACTTTTCTGAGATCCGCTTCATCGGCAGCCTGGAACCCGAAAATCTGAAAAGGGTCCGAGCGCACGCCGAGAAGCTCGGGATCGAACTCGAGATCGGGATGCGCTCCATTTGTCCCACTTCGTCGGCGTTTGACGCCAAACAGGGCACGGCCGAAGAGCAGCTCTCTCGGATGATCAACGCGGCCAGGATAGCCGGGTCGAACCTCGTCCGCGGCTTCCTCGGCACCATGGCGGACCGCAAGGGCGACCTCCCTATCGAAGGCCATATCGAGAACGCCGTCAAGGTGTTGCGCAACGTCCGTTCGCGGGCGCGGGACGCCGGCGTCAAGATCGCCATCGAAAACCACGCCGGGGATATGCAGGGGCGCGAGTTGAAGACCCTGATCGAAGGCGCCGGAAAGGATTTCGTCGGCGCCTGCATCGACTCGGGCAACCCGCTGTGGACGATTGAGGACCCGCACGTGACGCTCGACATTCTCCATCCCTACGTGCTCACCAGCCACATCCGTGATTCCATCGTTTGGCGCACGCCCGAAGGCGCGTCGATGCGCTGGGTGCGCATGGGCGAGGGCAACGTCGATATCGACGGCTATGTCCGCAAGTTCCAGCAGTTGTGTCCCGGACGCGCGCTCTCGCTCGAGATCATCGTCACGCCGCCGCGCCCGTTTCCGTATCTCGAACCGAAGTTCTGGGATGGCTACCGGAACGTGCCGGCGTGGCAGTTCGCGCGATTCGTGGCGATCGCCGAGCGCGGCAAACCGTCGCCGGCGCCATCGAAACCCGACGATCCGGCAGCGCGGGAGCGCGAGGATCTCGAGGCCAGCATTCAATACACACACCGGTTGTTGGGGCTATGA
- a CDS encoding TlpA disulfide reductase family protein, which translates to MKYAIPFLAAVPLFADLVAEVRSDIAQGNFKQGEQRVAAFRKANGASPEMILALSWLGRGAQAARKWDDAERFAAQTRELCLEALKMRKLDEEPRLPTALGASIEVAAHTMAARGGRSEAVAFLQGEVMRWHATSIRARTQKNLHLLSLEGKPAPKLELAKYLGPKPPTFAELKGRPVLLFFWAHWCSDCKSQGPVLSKLQQEFASKGLVVMGPTQRYGYIGSQDVGPEEEIRFIDLIRQERYGYLEMACPVSEENFKAYGSSSSPTLVVIDRAGAVALYHPGKMTYEELLPVIRKVTGS; encoded by the coding sequence ATGAAGTACGCAATTCCATTTCTCGCCGCGGTTCCTCTGTTTGCCGACTTGGTGGCCGAAGTCCGTTCGGACATCGCGCAGGGCAACTTCAAACAAGGCGAACAGCGGGTGGCGGCTTTCCGCAAGGCCAACGGCGCGTCGCCGGAGATGATCCTCGCGCTTTCCTGGCTCGGCCGCGGCGCGCAGGCGGCCCGGAAATGGGACGACGCCGAGCGGTTTGCCGCGCAGACGCGTGAACTCTGCCTGGAGGCGCTGAAGATGCGCAAGCTCGACGAGGAGCCCCGCCTTCCCACCGCCCTGGGCGCGTCGATCGAAGTCGCCGCGCACACAATGGCGGCTCGCGGAGGGCGTTCCGAGGCGGTCGCGTTCCTGCAGGGTGAGGTGATGCGCTGGCACGCCACGTCGATCCGCGCTCGCACGCAGAAGAATCTGCACCTGTTGAGCCTGGAAGGCAAGCCGGCCCCGAAGCTCGAACTGGCGAAATACCTGGGTCCGAAGCCGCCGACCTTCGCGGAACTCAAGGGCAGGCCCGTGCTGCTCTTCTTTTGGGCGCACTGGTGCTCGGACTGCAAATCGCAGGGCCCGGTTCTCAGCAAGCTGCAACAGGAGTTCGCGTCGAAAGGCCTGGTGGTGATGGGGCCTACGCAGCGCTACGGCTACATCGGATCGCAAGACGTTGGGCCCGAGGAAGAAATCCGGTTCATTGACCTGATCCGCCAGGAGCGCTACGGCTACCTCGAAATGGCCTGTCCGGTGAGCGAGGAGAATTTCAAGGCATACGGGTCCAGCAGTTCGCCGACGCTGGTGGTGATTGACCGTGCCGGCGCCGTGGCGCTCTACCATCCGGGCAAGATGACATACGAAGAACTGCTGCCGGTGATCCGCAAGGTGACCGGTAGTTGA
- a CDS encoding DUF1232 domain-containing protein, translating to MKTAVAVIVAAFLLAVLWKGAQLALSAWRNRMNIRALVAGLMTAAYAVSPIDLIPDVFFGIGWLDDLVVILVAYLYIRRMLQQDSSPKPVARHPEGPHRSTASQTTIEVVPDSR from the coding sequence GTGAAGACTGCGGTTGCGGTGATCGTGGCCGCGTTCCTGTTGGCAGTCCTCTGGAAGGGGGCACAACTGGCGCTCAGCGCCTGGAGGAATCGAATGAACATTCGCGCTCTCGTGGCAGGATTGATGACCGCCGCCTACGCGGTGAGCCCGATCGACTTGATTCCGGACGTCTTCTTCGGCATCGGATGGCTTGACGATCTCGTGGTCATCCTGGTCGCGTATCTATACATCCGGCGCATGCTGCAGCAGGATAGTTCTCCGAAGCCTGTGGCGCGGCATCCGGAAGGTCCGCACCGGTCGACGGCGTCGCAGACGACGATCGAAGTGGTTCCGGATTCGCGTTAG
- a CDS encoding HDOD domain-containing protein — MSTTVSTLSRPPAAADNPHRQRAAKVINRLPAFSPVLNKLIASMADENVSFAQLGDLVEKDTVLAGNVLRLVNSAAYSRRGTVNSVRHGVSILGLAKLRNAAMTWSLARMWNSQKFAAGWSSKEFNLHGLASAVVADLIAAESTVEYPEGGFAAGLLQNIGMLLEASALPEEYDQIRARYCEGTLSHLECEMEIIGVTHAELSAETLGVWNLPRPIVAAAAEHHTEPSLRSLGGIVAAADAIVSRQGIHVQSWFRMPHGTPVELLESIGLAAQANSILERFDLEFETMRGFFD; from the coding sequence ATGAGCACGACAGTTTCCACTCTCTCGAGACCACCCGCGGCGGCCGACAACCCCCACCGGCAGCGGGCCGCGAAGGTAATCAACCGGCTGCCGGCGTTCTCGCCGGTGCTGAACAAGCTGATCGCGTCGATGGCGGATGAGAACGTCTCATTCGCGCAGTTGGGGGACCTCGTCGAGAAGGACACCGTTCTCGCCGGAAACGTATTGCGGCTGGTCAACTCGGCGGCATACTCGCGCCGCGGCACGGTGAATTCGGTCCGGCACGGGGTGTCGATCCTCGGGCTGGCCAAGCTGCGCAACGCGGCGATGACCTGGTCGCTCGCGCGAATGTGGAACTCGCAGAAGTTCGCCGCGGGCTGGTCGTCCAAGGAGTTCAACCTCCATGGATTGGCGAGCGCGGTGGTTGCGGATCTGATCGCTGCCGAAAGCACCGTCGAATATCCCGAGGGCGGCTTCGCGGCCGGCCTGCTGCAGAACATCGGGATGCTGCTCGAAGCTTCTGCGCTCCCGGAGGAGTACGATCAAATCCGCGCGCGGTATTGCGAAGGCACACTCTCGCATCTGGAGTGCGAGATGGAGATAATCGGCGTCACCCACGCCGAGTTGTCGGCCGAAACGTTGGGCGTCTGGAACCTGCCGAGGCCCATCGTGGCGGCGGCCGCCGAGCACCACACCGAACCTTCCCTACGCAGCCTGGGCGGCATCGTGGCCGCCGCCGACGCCATTGTGTCGCGCCAGGGGATCCATGTTCAGTCCTGGTTCCGGATGCCGCACGGTACGCCGGTGGAGCTTCTGGAGTCGATCGGTCTGGCGGCCCAGGCCAACAGCATCCTCGAACGGTTCGACCTCGAGTTCGAAACGATGCGCGGATTCTTCGACTAG
- a CDS encoding ABC transporter ATP-binding protein: MEEAPFREEAQDADPPGSPSPPSAAIRLNNLRKVYGAKAAVDGLSLEVPLGCFYGFLGPNGAGKTTTIKMLMGLAPPTSGAIELLGLPMPARSREIRARIGLVPDESLLFDHLTGLEFVEFVGRMYGLDRAIARDRARELLSLFELDAAPRKLIAEYSKGMRKRAAMAASLIHRPQLFLMDEPFEGVDAVGARLMKDILLDQVRRGATIFLTSHVLEVVERLCSRVAIISEGRLVLEAEMDDVRRGEGTLEDAFVRLVGAERGVGPEWL, from the coding sequence ATGGAGGAAGCTCCTTTTCGCGAGGAAGCCCAGGACGCTGATCCGCCGGGCTCGCCTTCCCCGCCATCGGCCGCTATCCGGCTCAACAACCTGCGCAAGGTCTACGGCGCCAAGGCTGCCGTCGACGGCCTCTCGCTCGAAGTTCCCCTGGGCTGTTTCTACGGGTTCCTTGGGCCCAACGGCGCCGGAAAAACCACCACCATCAAGATGCTGATGGGGCTCGCTCCGCCGACTTCCGGCGCCATCGAACTCCTCGGCCTGCCGATGCCGGCCCGCTCCCGGGAAATCCGAGCCCGCATCGGACTGGTGCCCGACGAATCTCTCCTGTTCGACCATCTCACCGGGCTCGAATTCGTCGAATTCGTGGGGCGCATGTACGGGCTCGATCGCGCCATCGCCCGCGACCGCGCCCGCGAGCTGCTCTCCCTGTTCGAACTCGACGCCGCGCCGCGCAAACTGATCGCCGAGTACTCCAAGGGAATGCGGAAACGGGCCGCCATGGCCGCCTCGCTCATCCATCGGCCGCAGCTTTTCCTCATGGACGAGCCGTTCGAGGGCGTGGACGCCGTGGGCGCCCGCCTCATGAAGGATATTCTTCTCGATCAGGTCCGCCGCGGCGCGACCATCTTCCTGACCTCGCACGTCCTCGAAGTTGTGGAGCGGCTCTGTTCCCGCGTCGCGATCATCTCGGAAGGCCGGCTGGTGCTCGAAGCCGAGATGGACGACGTCCGCCGCGGCGAAGGGACGCTCGAAGACGCATTCGTGCGGCTGGTGGGTGCTGAACGGGGCGTCGGCCCGGAGTGGCTCTAG